A stretch of DNA from Danio rerio strain Tuebingen ecotype United States chromosome 10, GRCz12tu, whole genome shotgun sequence:
GTAGTAGGTGTAATTTAAAGTTATGGAGACCCATGTGTCGAAACTATGTTGTCAGCAAGATGACGCTGTACCCTTTACAGttgttaacgtctacacctactccacacctaaacaTCAGTTATAAACGTCTATACCTATATGTCAAACGTACAGCCCACGGGCTTGATCATTCCCAAAACGGGTTTAATCCGGCCCACGAGATGATTCCGTAAAGTATAAAAATGAGatgcaatttttcaataaaagaaaCTGCTGTTCCAATTGTATCCACTGGATGGTGCAATTgcaaactgttaatttcatccAATCCAGAAGCCTGAAACTCCATCAGTGGGACAGCCTTCTCAGAGAGAAAGACCACATGTATGCCCTGCCATACTACACTGAGGTGTTCTCTCAAGGAAAGGTAACTAATAACGTttggtcagtttagtggctatttcgtatgaactcagtcgtatgaaaatgtacgatatAAAAAAGGAGGCGTTGCACCCAACCACatcccccaaacccaaccatcattggtggaaaagcaaatcgtactaaaatgtacgagtgagattgtatgaattcatatgaattagccactaaatcaaaaagttacaaactgctGTGAGATCGTATTGTACTCAGGCCTCAAGCTTTATGCTTTATGTTGATCaatattaaaacaaagaaaacaatttgaagttgttgtttttaagttatatattcTATGATTTTACCCATCCTGCCCACTTAGGAATACATTTTCTTCCATGTTAAAATGAATTTGACacccctggggtccgttcttcgtacgtggattactcagttagctggatttgggtattgacgatttgacacgatccaggatcgtttcgttcctcaaagctgatccgagagttgttgtcatagcaacagttctgctggcTTAAACCTGATTTAGAGCAggttcaatttatataaacaggattagatcggctcagttcaaagaaatataatacagaaagtatgttccgaattctgatattttcttacagtagtagttatatagacttgggaaaagagtaaatatttttttaactatatatatatatacacacatacatacatatatatatatatatatatatatatatatatatatatatatatatatatatatatatatatatatatatatatatataaatataaaagttatagttattaataaaataaataaagttatatatattaataaaacttatgcaatctgcactctagaaataaaaatacaaagactgccacctggtggagcacagagaaaacttattgatatgaactttttagatcgcttagtacaaattgtgtataataaacatgcacaatatgtgacttttttttaaagcaataatacatttatgcagtcatgaacatgttttgatagttaatatgccagtgatttgatgcttcacaaaagttgcagacgcctttaaccaaaatcaaaatgcttttgtaaacaaccagttattctttacaccgattaaaaaaatggctactataataaagaaaaacttttctaaatgtagaactaaatacattgatatgcattgaaatacatgatgaatactcttgacaaataaaagtgtaaagcctgcagctcacaacaaatgttgaaggttattgcgtgtcatactGAACAAACCGTttgctgctaatttgatgtaattttgctcaaatGGATAACTGAATATCAATCGGATTATCCaaacattctaatctgattcacgaacttgtttgaagaaccaaattagcaagagatgagttatcgagatgaaaacatccaggatctgccaaatcatcttagatcatttaagcgaggtatgaagaacggacccctgatctaTACCTACtacaaccctaaaccaaaccatcaccaGCCATGAGTTGCGGAGGCTTTCCTACTTGACCTGCTTGCCTTTTTACTGCTGTTTGCAACCATAGGGATGTCAGCATGCggagttgctaaatgaatgaatataatgtcACATTTAATGAATAGGTTGTGGATAAACTTGGACAAAGCTCAGAAAAACATTTGGTGAAAATGTTCTCTGATAAGCATTTACACTgtcttgccaacaacatcttgTTGTGATATCTTGCATGGTTCAATAGGCTCTTAAGTGGCTCTAACTTACTACAAAATACACCCCGTTCATGTTGTGACTTTTTCTTGCAATACGCAGACAGATATACTTGACTTCAaaagcctttaaaaaaataatcataaaataataataataattatatatatatatatatatatatatatatatatatatatatatatatatatatatatatatagcaacaacATCTGGCTATACAGTCACCTCAGGCTTATCCAACACAACATGACAACGAAAAACTTTACCTCCAGCCACGTCATTTCCCAGGATGATGCTTACGCCCTCCACCGACAGTTCCCTCCGTACTCCAACTCGAGCTTGGCCTGTGACCAGATCTGATTTTAAAAAGACAGTATGCAAGGGTACTTAAATACAGCTCAGTTCTATTCCTCAGACTCGTACATCTGTACCAGTGTATGTTTTATCAGAGAAAGGTAACACTCCTGCTAAAATGAAAGACTGGGCAGCTCCCGTATCCCTCAGGATGGATACTGTTTGGCCTGGTGGGTCAGCTGAAAGAGACACAGAGCCAGTTATCAGCAAGGGTTTATAGCCAGAATCCTGGGGTGGTTGAAATGAGGGGACAGATACAGAATTAGCTTGAGCAAAAGTTACACTCTTTGACTACAGAAGCAGACTTCTGTTTAATGCTTTGCAGTCAGATATCAGGTGACCAGGATCTAGGCAGTAAAAGCATACACACTTATGGCTTGAATAATCCAGCTTGGGTTTAACTTTCTCTGACTTTTCAGAGGAAAGAACGGGTGAGACTGCCTTTGCCTGTTCATTTGCAAAACCTTGATGCCTGAATTGACGTGTACTTGAAAAAACTGACCTATGGGTCAACAGCAGTCAAGGAACAGCAGGAACAGCAGTCAAGGGTGAGGAAGGTCTtgaacagggctattcaattagtttgtcatgggggccagttcatgaaaagcatcccaaacgaagggccgaaGAGATATAACTTGCaatataagtgatgacacaacagcacaTAAGAGCTcatatgctgtatatttttgctccttaagacatcCACGTTggcttttttatattaaaatgttaatatattgtttttagaagctacataatatcagtgcattgtacaatagacatttttttaaacaaacattcgaatgttgtatttcaaagcacaacaaaagcagtgcattgctaaagtaggcttcttctacattcagacaaaTTCATAAGTTAAGTTTTgaataacaattagggatgcagcaactatagattttggttgtacgattatatagtctgaagaataatcatgcttTCACTGTTATcacatctaatgtaaattcaagctttatattaggtaagtagctatttagaataagtgttgttgccatctgcattcatgcatacatagtcattttaataataattcgtctaacatacagtatattttgtttacattgcactgataggcacgcacaactctcaccgtgagatgttttcCACTGCGTGCGCCCAGAAAGACGCAAATGCGTCGCTCCGCTGGCGCccgcatattgtcatatattcttaccTTAGAAATAACAAtcttgcaagcggaaaagacgtgatatgggaacggccgctgctattGTTAATCCTGTGTGTatgcgtattagcctcggtgtacttcAAACTTAAAACTAGCGCACAGGCAACTTGGCATTTTGCAGTGGTTTCGTTTCGTTccgttccgtgcaacagaaatgcggcttagagaagacTTTACGATCAATAAACTGTGACGTATTAAAgggcagttaatagtgaaatcggctaatcgttgcatccctattaacgatatcagtgcattgtacaaatagccttttctacaaacatgtttTCGCTCACTTATGATGACTCACGCTCTgtgcagcctttaactgcagctcgtgctgttaCTGAACAGACGCACGTAACTTCAAAACTATAGCAGCCGTttgtcgactgaactaaatttatttttgatgtcttggtcacagtgtttggagggccggaacaaagtgCCTCGGGGGCCAGATTCGGCCCGCGGGCCGCctattgaatagccctggtctaGAACTTAGAGCTGGCACAGGCTTATGGCATAGAGCTTCTGCCTCAAGTGTCAAAGTTTTCAGCTTAAAGCCTCGCTCAGCTTGTACTTCAAATCGCAGGAAGATGAACAAGTAGAGTTTCATGCTCTTGTTTAATGGCCAATCCAAGCTCCTTTAGCTTTATCTCCAATAAAGAATCCATAATTGGCTCAATACCAATAGGAACAGAATCAACATTAGTTTCAGCTATTTCAACTAATTCCTGCTCCTCTAGCCCTTCAGTTTCTGACTCAACTGCTAGGAGACCAGAATTTACCAACTCAAAATATAGTTCatcttttaaaactgcttttgtgaCATCCCTAGACACACAGATATTGAAGAACTCAGCAATTAACATCAAATCCTTCTTATGGCAACAATTGAAAACTTCTACTGTGGGAGCAAGGCTAAACTCATTCAAATCAAACTCCATTTTACAAAGTAACCTATCTGACCCTttcccaaaaaaagaaaacagccaaAACTTCAATTagcttgagagaaaaaaaaaaaaacactaacaagTTACAAAACTTCCCCAAAATTCAAACAAATTGCAGAATACAGGaattcaccaagtcaaatttcacctaaagtaatgttttttttgttcaaatcCAATGGATGAGCCGCCAATGTTCATTGTTTCGTCCCTGATGTTAAATGTCTAGGAGTAGGAACAAcagtaaaaagttttaaatgttgGTTGGGGTGAGTGTGGATCAGTTCCCTGCCCTCACGACAACACACCAAACTCAAGTTAAAGAATTTATTAACAGAAAtgtacaataataaaacaaaactgggAAGCAAAAATAGACTTCAGGAGCGGAGGAAAggccaaaaaaaacaaacaaaatagtaCACTCTAGCTAGTTAGGGAGTATAACTGTCTAAACTGACAAAGTAAAATTAAACCAACAATAGAAATGTACACTAACTCcttaactaaacataaacaagaGAAAAAGGGGTTTAGAAATAAAATGGCACCCACCTCTCAATGGCTTCCAAACACAAGGTTAATTTTCAAAAGCAGAGTTCAAGTGGGTGGAAAAGCTTTAACAATAGATTTTAACTTCAACAAGTTAGCCACAACAGCAACAATAATCTTTCCCAACCAAACAACCAGGCAGGAGAGAGACCACACTCTGGAAGCAAGCTTCAATGTGCCTTGCAACTGGCAGGCTTTTAAGCTTGCCTTTATTACCttttaaaggggggggggggggggggggtagtaaCCAAACACAATAATGAATTCAAACACAATGGAATGTAACAATACATATACATACGGGTTATATATTCAGAGCcccttaatttttttacttttttaaattgcagccaattgctaaaatcatttaagtgaatttttttcttcattaatgtacacacagcacctcatattaacagaaaaacacagaattgttgacagttttgcagatttattaaaagagaaaaacttaaataataatcAACTAATTTATTAAATGCAAGGATTTTCAAATCAACGTATTTAAAAGGCACAATGCGATGGAAAAGAGCATAAAAATCCTTTACCAGATGGCAAATCATTCATATTctcatttgtatatatatatatatatatatgtgtgtgtgtgtgtgtgtgtgtgtgtgtgtgtgtgtttgtgtgtgtgtatgtgtgtgtgtgtgtgtgtgtgtgtgtgtgtgtgtgtgtgtgtgtgtgtgtgtgtgtgtctgtgtttataaaGAGTTCAGAGATCAACAGTTAAGAACTCTAATTGCCATCTGAAttttttcttcaaaacattttttacctTATTATGTTagtaaagtaaaattactgaatcTACACATACTTTATGgaaaattaccatatttttatGAACTGATACAATGCTCAGTTCACAAAAACGTAGCTTAGTGCTTAAAAAAAACTTAGTCATTCAATGCActaatgtgtttatgtgtgtttacaattagcaaacagattttcacaacattagtaactacacagttacctttaaacaaaaaaagatgcaACATAACATCAGATACACtgagttcatcttggacttgcacACAAATGCTACTATCCTCCACGATGGTGAgacaaattttttttacagtattttgctgttttttttcttgattttacgGTAAAATATAGGCagttgtggttgccagtaatctaccgtttttaacattttacattcgtaaatttaGTTTACAAagtatttctgttaaaaatacattccacagtctgtattttacatcaaacacatttaacccctcaaattccagagcaaaatcctcactagtgtcctcactacagagggttgaacactcagacagtgatgaagttaatgagataattaagtgtctaattaaaggaggattaagAATtcttgatgaacaactgttaacaagcagaatcactgaaggaaagaaaaacacaaattacagccaAAGCCAACGATTAAATCAACCAAAGTAATAAGTGAAGCTCCTGAtgtgtggagttgtttaatgatctctgctgagaaattatatttatattgtgtaattagttttattttgatcaATTATTGTTGTGATTTAGAGTTTTATTTTCaattgatttcatctttggtttttggctgtaatttgtgtttttctttccttcattgATTTTGCTTGTTAActgcaggtgttcatcagtgtctgaatttaCTCATTTGTGGTCACtccctctgtctagtggactaaactaattgactaatttaggaattagtgaatgagggtgtgtggtgagatttcagacactctgattagtttctcgaaAACAAAGGTTAGATCTGTTACAgctattttttgtattttgtacagAAATGAGCTGTAAATCATTTAACAGGTTTTCACTGTAGATTGTACAGACTTTTACCGTTTAATTACAGACATATTCACAGTGTATGAAGCGTGGCTATCATTTATTTCGACCAGTGCAGCTAcagtcatattttaaatattgttggTTTCATTAGACTAAAGAAAAAAGGCCCACTTCTGTAGAAATTATCATTTAAACCAATCAAAAGCACTTTGAAATTTGTGTTGACCTAAACTATTATGAAGCTAACTAAAGGAATATTTCACACAAATGAAAtattgtcatcgtttactcatcctTCTCTTGTTCACAACCTGACATTAGTGGGTTCCAGCACCAAAcatccttcaaaatatattttgcattcaacagaaagaACTCAGAGGTTTAAAAATCACATTTGGTTGAGTAAATGAgatcatttgcatttttggatgaactaaatagTCTGTACTAACTGAATATTATCCTATTTGATGGACATATTACACAAAGTTGAATGAACATGTTTTATCCTGTTTTAGATcagtttaattgcatttaattataaaaCTAGGCACAACTAACGTCAATGTGCTACTCAAAGTTGTGAAACCTGATTTAACTGAAACTGATCTTCAAAACTGAGAGTTTCTTGCTCAGTGGAAGACAGTGtacatttcatatttttaaaaaatctttactaATACCCCTAAAGGAATCTAATCTACGGCCACCAGAAGTGACAGATTCATTCACTACACAAAGTCAAATGGATCTGAAGCAAATACAAAAGAAATGTGACACCAATAATACACTTTAGTAATGTTTGAGACAACAGAAAGAACAGGACCGAAACACAGTGTAAGATTAAGCTTTTATTTGTCTGTTAATGATTTCTTTAGGGTTTTCATTAATGAAGGAGTTTCTGATGATTCAGATTATAGAGTACATTTACGGATGGAGCCATCAACACAGACAACCCACAGCACTCCCAGGTCAAAGGAAACGTGTTTGTGACCATTGGGACAGGCAATCATTGAGATCCAGTCTGTGCCAGCAGGGTTAGACCGACTCACACCAACTCTGCAGCAGACAAACAAAGAATAAAGAATGGGTTTTAGGAAGAAAATCATACTTGacaaaatgtcattcattcattttcttctcggcttagtccctttattaatctggggtcaacacagcggaatgaactcccaacttatccagcaagtttttacgcagcggatgcccttccagccgcaacccatctctgggaaacatccacacacacattcacacacacacacacacacttatacactacggacaatttaggctacccaattcacctgtactgcatgtctttggactgtgggggaaaccggagcacccggaggaaacccacgtgaacacaggtagaacatgcaaactccacacagaaacgccaactgagccgaggctcgaaccagtgacccagcgacctttctGCTGAGaggcactacctacttcgcctcTGCTTCGCCCACAAAAATGTCATGTTACTAATTGTTTGAACTGTTCAGCTCACCTTTGGAATAGTTTTGCTTCGTAGTTGACACCAAAGACACTGCCATCCGTTCCTACTTCAATCATGGACAAAAGGCCAGGAATATTTACAAAAGTCCCATCCCCAGAACAGGCATTACTGGACACACCCTGTAagaaacccccccaaaaaatgttttgtttttgtctttgcaAAATGATACTTCAGTCACTGTATTTAACATTGGGACATTACCTTCATGATAAAGATATGGTCATCAGAGTTCACACCCCAGCAGCTGTAAGGGCCACAGCTGTAATACTTCAGCTTTCCATTAAGGGTAACCCAAGGAGTGGTGCTGGATGGCCAATGGTTGCTAGCGTCCATGTTTAAACAAAAGATGTCATCATTCATATTGACGCCTGCAATGATCTGATCACCTCCAGCATCCACCTGCTTGAGaagaccttaaaaaaaaaaggttggctaaaatattaaaaattactttttttaacagatatattttGGATCATTGGAAAAAATTTTTATACCTGGAAACCCAACAAATCTGCCACTCATCAATTTGAAGATGTAGTAGGTTTTGTTAACCCCCAGCTGACCAGCAGGACCAACACTGAAGTGCTTTAGAGATCTGCTGACCAGATTGAAGACATCATCTTGCAGCACAAACGCTTGATTTAGATCGTTCACTCCAACCACTGAACCAGACCCAGCGTCAATCTGCTTCAGGTTACCATTCATTATGGTACAATCTAAAGCTGCAAAACCCACACAAAATAGATAGAGCCTTTACAATATTTAAGAagacaataaaagaaaatatatttaaaaaaaagaacagcatttaccCAGAGTGTAAAGGATCTGGCAACTCAAGAGCAGCAAAACACCTTGATAAACCTTCATTGCTCCACAATACAGTTTTTGTTTGGACCTGTTcttaaccaaaaataaaatacatgaatTACATTTAAGAGTCAAAGTAAAGTTAAATGGGTAAAGAATCAACAACACAATGACAGCAATTAAATAAAGAGAACCTTGTCTTGTTTGAGCAGGATTCAGCAAGTCGTTCACCAGTAGTTGCACGAATTGGAGAATGCAATGCTTTAAATGCGCACACTTAAACCCGCCCCTAACCcaacccctcacagtgatgtcactagctccactgagtgcattgtgtctgagacaGTGTGTCTCAACTTGCATATGCAAGTCTGCACTCAGATACTATTGGTGAATTCGGGTGCTGGTAAGGTGATGATGAGCTTGCTTCACTATACATTGGGACACACAGTGTGACATGAGAACGTCTTCGATGTACATGATCAAAACTGGAGTTTCTAAACAACAGAAGAACTAAtcattttcaaatattaattTGACTAATAAAAGCATGGCTTAATAATTTGATTGATCCATATACCAGCACCAATACAACCATTAAACAATTACAAAGGATTGCTCAATTTTTACTAATCTAGCTCTGTTCGTTTgagttaaaaatgaataaataacagattCTTACTAGAAAAACATCTCTTGTTTTTCAGTAAGTTTGATGATTTGGGTCACACGATTCATATTTCGAGCTTCCGTTAAGGCCTCATAGTGCATATATCAATGCAGCAGGATTTTCCCCTGCATTGTGGGACTTTTCAGAGGGTGAAAGTTTAGGGCACTGGAAAAAACTTGTGATTAAGACAGCACTTAAAATGGCTGGTGAACTGGTCCGTGCACTGACTACTGAACAAAGGTGCTGATTGGGACGCACCCTAGGTAAGAGAATTGATCTATGAGTACAAAGCGCGAGACAAAACAAATGCACCCATAATAATTATCTTTCTGAAAGTATCTTTCGATTAAACCTTGGCAGTTTATGCTGAAACAGCTCAGACTTTTATATCTAGTGTGTAAACATAAGTTCCATCTGTGAAAGTGAGCCATAGAGGTTTAAGATTTTTGCCAGATTAGAAAGCAAAGCCTTCTGACCAAGTTGTCATTTGAAACGCTTATAATTTAGGCCAGACTCCAGTAACTTAAGCTAACCTcagaataatacattttaagaccaaAGTACAGGCTGTAAAAGATTAAAAACGGGTTCAGATATTTATAAATTATCACATAACTGAACCAAAGAATAAATACAACAGATGAAATTTAACTATTGGTCAAGAACAAAAAGAAGTACAAAACCCAAGATATTTTCCCTGTTTTGCAATCATAGATATGAAATACTCTTTCAAAGATATAACGGGGTCGCCTTCATGTAAGGCAGAAGCATTGACATCAGTTGTTCTTTAAACGTTTTATAGCACTCTGCAGAGAAAGCATCTATTCCTGGTACTTTAGTTGTTTTAAGCTTCGATGTAACCTTGCTTATTTCTTCCATACTTgtttttttgatttgttttattttgtattgaaCCAATTGATGGTAAATCCAATGTGTGCAAAAATTGTTATCcacttccgggtccaagcgctctatttaactgaatggggagactcatgaaatggtaataataaacgtttacaaagcgatttaatgctttcgaaaatcacgcaatatatatgtccatgcctaatatccgatgcccagaaagtgattaattttttataaattgctaaatttttgatatttgttatgcagcaagccctgagattgttgtgtacactatgatt
This window harbors:
- the zgc:173443 gene encoding Fish-egg lectin-like precursor, which gives rise to MKVYQGVLLLLSCQILYTLALDCTIMNGNLKQIDAGSGSVVGVNDLNQAFVLQDDVFNLVSRSLKHFSVGPAGQLGVNKTYYIFKLMSGRFVGFPGLLKQVDAGGDQIIAGVNMNDDIFCLNMDASNHWPSSTTPWVTLNGKLKYYSCGPYSCWGVNSDDHIFIMKGVSSNACSGDGTFVNIPGLLSMIEVGTDGSVFGVNYEAKLFQRVGVSRSNPAGTDWISMIACPNGHKHVSFDLGVLWVVCVDGSIRKCTL